Proteins from a genomic interval of Benincasa hispida cultivar B227 chromosome 7, ASM972705v1, whole genome shotgun sequence:
- the LOC120082225 gene encoding probable aquaporin PIP1-4 translates to MEGKEEDVRLGANKFNERQPIGTAAQSQGDAKDYKEPPPAPLFEPEELTSWSFYRAGIAEFFATFLFLYITVLTVMGVVRSKEATGNTCKTVGIQGIAWAFGGMIFALVYCTAGISGGHINPAVTFGLFLARKLSLTRAIFYMVMQCLGAICGAGVVKGFQPKPYERLGGGANVVNEGYTKGDGLGAEIVGTFILVYTVFSATDAKRSARDSHVPILAPLPIGFAVFLVHLATIPITGTGINPARSLGAAIIFNQDKAWDDHWIFWVGPFIGAALAALYHQVVIRAIPFKSK, encoded by the exons ATGGAGGGAAAGGAGGAAGATGTCCGATTGGGAGCCAATAAGTTCAATGAGAGGCAGCCGATTGGGACGGCGGCGCAGAGCCAAGGCGACGCCAAGGACTACAAGGAGCCACCCCCGGCACCTCTATTCGAGCCAGAGGAGCTCACTTCATGGTCCTTTTACAGAGCCGGAATTGCCGAGTTTTTCGCCACTTTCCTCTTCCTTTACATCACTGTTTTGACCGTCATGGGTGTCGTACGGTCGAAGGAAGCCACTGGGAATACCTGTAAGACCGTCGGGATTCAGGGGATCGCTTGGGCTTTCGGGGGTATGATTTTTGCTCTGGTTTACTGTACTGCTGGAATCTCCGGTGGCCACATTAACCCGGCGGTGACTTTTGGGCTGTTTCTGGCGAGGAAATTGTCGTTGACCAGGGCGATCTTCTACATGGTGATGCAGTGCCTTGGTGCCATCTGCGGCGCCGGCGTGGTGAAGGGGTTCCAACCCAAGCCCTACGAAAGGCTCGGCGGTGGAGCTAACGTTGTGAATGAGGGCTACACCAAAGGGGATGGGCTTGGCGCTGAGATCGTCGGTACTTTCATCCTTGTTTACACCGTCTTCTCCGCCACCGACGCCAAACGCAGCGCCAGAGACTCGCATGTTCCG ATTTTGGCGCCGCTACCAATTGGGTTTGCAGTGTTCTTAGTTCACTTGGCCACAATTCCGATCACCGGCACCGGCATCAACCCAGCCCGGAGTTTGGGAGCCGCCATCATCTTCAACCAGGACAAAGCCTGGGACGATCAC TGGATATTCTGGGTTGGACCGTTCATCGGAGCAGCATTGGCAGCTTTATACCATCAAGTGGTCATCAGAGCCATTCCCTTCAAGTCCAAGTGA